The following are encoded in a window of Rhabdothermincola sediminis genomic DNA:
- a CDS encoding cysteine desulfurase family protein, which produces MGRHYLDHASTSPLRPEAAAAMIDWLGTAHGDPSRIHAEGLASRVAIEQAREHVATMLGARSREVVFTSGATESIVTAIWGAAERGGHMVVPAVEHSAVREAAAVHGGQVTVVGVDRTGRVDPDAVAAAIRPDTSLVNLQWVNHEVGTVQPVREVVQACRERGVLVHIDAAQAAGRLPLAFGELGADLVSVSAHKFGGPPGIGALLIRRGLRLRRLLVGGDQERARRAGFENVPAIVGFGATCARLTPARLEEEASIARRHTDRVLAAVAELDGVHVYGDPDQRAPHLVCLGIDGIEPQAVLLGLDRAGIAAHSGSACSSEALEPSPVLEAMGVDAHRSLRISVGWDTTNGDIEALLGALPEVITSLRALRA; this is translated from the coding sequence GTGGGTCGGCACTACCTCGACCACGCCTCCACCTCACCACTGCGCCCCGAGGCGGCGGCGGCCATGATCGACTGGCTCGGCACCGCGCACGGCGACCCCAGCCGCATCCACGCCGAGGGCCTCGCGTCCCGGGTGGCCATCGAGCAGGCGCGCGAGCACGTGGCCACCATGCTCGGCGCCCGGTCGAGGGAGGTGGTCTTCACCAGCGGCGCCACCGAATCGATCGTCACTGCGATCTGGGGCGCGGCCGAGCGGGGTGGGCACATGGTGGTGCCCGCGGTCGAGCACTCAGCAGTGCGGGAGGCCGCCGCCGTCCACGGGGGGCAGGTCACCGTCGTCGGGGTAGACCGCACCGGCCGGGTGGACCCCGATGCCGTGGCGGCCGCCATCAGGCCAGACACCTCGCTGGTCAACCTGCAGTGGGTGAACCACGAGGTCGGCACGGTGCAACCGGTGCGGGAGGTGGTGCAGGCCTGCCGTGAGCGGGGGGTGCTGGTCCACATCGATGCGGCGCAGGCCGCAGGTCGGCTCCCCCTGGCGTTCGGCGAGCTCGGTGCCGATCTGGTGTCGGTCAGCGCGCACAAGTTCGGGGGACCCCCGGGGATCGGGGCGCTCCTGATCCGCCGGGGCCTACGGCTCCGGCGACTGCTGGTCGGCGGGGACCAGGAGCGAGCCCGGCGGGCGGGCTTCGAGAACGTCCCCGCCATCGTGGGTTTCGGTGCCACCTGCGCCCGCCTGACACCGGCACGCCTGGAGGAAGAAGCGTCGATCGCCCGGCGCCACACCGACCGGGTGCTCGCCGCGGTCGCCGAGCTCGACGGGGTGCACGTCTACGGCGACCCCGACCAGCGGGCTCCGCACCTCGTGTGCCTCGGCATCGACGGGATCGAGCCCCAGGCCGTCCTGCTCGGCCTGGACCGTGCGGGGATCGCCGCCCATTCCGGGAGCGCATGCTCGTCGGAGGCCCTCGAGCCCTCACCGGTGCTCGAAGCGATGGGGGTCGACGCCCATCGCTCGCTGCGGATCTCGGTGGGCTGGGACACCACCAACGGCGACATCGAAGCCCTACTCGGTGCGCTACCGGAGGTGATCACCTCGTTGCGGGCGCTGCGGGCCTGA